Proteins encoded in a region of the Wolbachia endosymbiont (group A) of Anomoia purmunda genome:
- a CDS encoding helix-turn-helix domain-containing protein, translated as MQNLQLSYPIIVELGDVKDTKLKLIKIIVQLISKKYTTQKKAANALKIDQPKVSQINRSKIEGFSLEYLLNLLILLGQNINVRIKHNSKPA; from the coding sequence ATGCAAAATTTACAATTAAGTTATCCTATAATAGTAGAGTTGGGGGATGTAAAAGATACAAAACTGAAATTAATAAAGATCATTGTACAATTAATAAGTAAGAAGTACACAACACAGAAAAAAGCAGCAAACGCTCTAAAGATTGATCAACCTAAAGTATCTCAAATCAATAGGTCAAAAATCGAAGGGTTCTCCTTAGAATACTTGCTTAACTTATTGATTTTATTGGGCCAAAACATAAACGTAAGAATAAAGCATAATTCTAAACCTGCATAA
- a CDS encoding zinc ABC transporter substrate-binding protein has translation MRHLLTFFLLLSFTLYYNIAFSSNLKVVATIKPIHSLVASVTEGILEPELLGYATSAHNYILKPSDASNLESSDVIFYVDDNLETFVQTFAKNNKELVQLSKAINLLPTRPHSFSRKITNIQDEKDLHIWLSPENAKSMILSISATLSNIDKENSYRYNSNATKAIKKINQEVKEIMKELNDFKNQKYIVTHDAYQYFEKYFGLNHPSAILSIEEDSYIGMRSLMKLKKIMKEENVKCIFAHSQEDSIKPNALSNDAKMVVLDPIGSDIEPGKDAYLAIINSIAQNFKSCFVE, from the coding sequence ATGAGACATTTACTGACTTTTTTTTTATTACTTTCATTTACACTATACTATAATATCGCCTTTTCATCCAATTTAAAAGTTGTAGCTACAATCAAACCTATCCACTCACTTGTAGCTTCTGTTACAGAAGGGATTTTAGAACCGGAATTGCTTGGCTATGCAACATCTGCGCATAATTATATATTAAAGCCATCTGATGCGAGTAATTTAGAATCAAGTGACGTTATATTTTATGTTGACGATAACTTAGAGACGTTTGTTCAAACTTTCGCCAAAAATAATAAAGAACTAGTGCAATTGTCAAAGGCAATCAACCTACTTCCTACTCGGCCACATTCATTTTCTAGAAAAATCACTAATATTCAAGATGAAAAAGATTTACACATTTGGCTGAGTCCCGAAAATGCAAAGAGCATGATACTTTCTATAAGTGCAACATTGTCTAACATAGATAAAGAAAATTCCTATCGATACAACTCTAATGCAACAAAAGCTATAAAAAAAATAAACCAAGAAGTAAAAGAAATCATGAAAGAACTGAATGATTTTAAAAATCAAAAATATATCGTCACTCACGATGCTTATCAATATTTTGAAAAATATTTTGGTTTAAATCACCCAAGTGCCATTCTTTCCATAGAAGAGGATTCTTACATAGGTATGAGGAGTTTAATGAAGCTAAAAAAGATAATGAAAGAAGAAAACGTTAAATGTATATTTGCTCATTCACAGGAAGATAGCATAAAGCCTAATGCCCTTTCTAATGACGCAAAAATGGTAGTTCTTGATCCTATTGGATCAGACATAGAGCCTGGAAAAGATGCATATCTAGCTATAATCAATAGCATTGCACAAAATTTTAAGTCTTGTTTTGTTGAGTAA
- a CDS encoding TraR/DksA family transcriptional regulator, with product MEKLPKIKSPEDYTPSEDEEYMSVKQLEYFSLKLQSILAELEKQELEENSIDTYYSDGDSGNEELIKRRKDRKEKIKEALEKIKLGTYGYCDGTGEEIGVERLKANPLAIYCIEEQERVEKEKNVYNIND from the coding sequence ATGGAAAAGTTACCAAAAATAAAGTCACCAGAAGATTACACTCCTTCAGAAGATGAAGAATATATGAGCGTAAAACAACTGGAATACTTCAGCTTAAAGTTACAATCAATACTCGCTGAGCTGGAGAAACAAGAACTAGAAGAGAATAGTATTGATACATACTATTCTGATGGAGATAGTGGAAACGAGGAATTAATCAAGCGTCGAAAAGATAGAAAAGAAAAAATTAAGGAGGCGTTAGAAAAAATAAAATTAGGCACTTATGGTTACTGCGATGGAACAGGAGAAGAAATAGGAGTCGAAAGACTTAAAGCTAATCCGCTTGCTATATATTGTATTGAAGAGCAAGAGAGAGTAGAAAAAGAAAAGAACGTGTACAACATTAACGATTAA
- a CDS encoding metal ABC transporter ATP-binding protein yields MSHINVEKKLNFVNKLNNVNNRVLKIENLALTYDGKRILDNINMFMERGDVITILGPNGGGKTSLVKAIAGINKSCTGNIVFADNIKIGYMPQNFSISNLMPITVEYFLLNSYLKRLKKNQSIITETIELVGIGNILKNQVLEISAGQTQLLLLARCLIAEPDLIILDEPVSAMDINARAKFYDIINKIAKKRLVSILMTSHDLNSALPSSDYIICINNTIYCQGKPDEIMKNRTLNEIFSSYAAK; encoded by the coding sequence ATGTCTCATATAAACGTTGAGAAGAAGTTAAATTTTGTCAATAAATTGAATAATGTCAATAATCGTGTTCTAAAAATAGAAAATCTTGCTCTCACATATGATGGTAAAAGAATCCTTGACAATATCAATATGTTCATGGAAAGAGGAGACGTAATTACAATACTTGGTCCAAATGGTGGAGGTAAAACCTCTTTAGTGAAAGCAATTGCTGGCATAAATAAAAGCTGTACCGGTAATATCGTATTTGCTGACAACATAAAAATTGGCTATATGCCACAAAATTTTAGTATTAGTAATTTGATGCCAATAACAGTTGAATATTTCCTTTTAAATAGCTACTTGAAAAGACTAAAGAAAAATCAATCCATTATTACAGAAACGATAGAGTTGGTTGGTATCGGTAACATTTTGAAGAATCAAGTGTTAGAAATTTCTGCAGGGCAAACACAATTATTGCTACTTGCACGTTGTTTAATTGCAGAGCCTGACTTGATCATTCTAGATGAACCAGTTAGTGCAATGGATATTAACGCGCGGGCTAAATTTTATGATATTATAAATAAAATAGCAAAAAAACGATTGGTATCGATTCTTATGACTTCTCATGATCTTAACTCTGCTCTACCATCCTCAGATTACATAATTTGTATAAATAATACTATCTATTGCCAAGGCAAGCCTGATGAGATCATGAAAAATAGAACCCTAAATGAAATATTTAGCAGTTACGCAGCGAAATGA
- the rpmG gene encoding 50S ribosomal protein L33, producing the protein MAKKNASLLVKLVSTAIKTTKTGEEKSTGYFYVKKRNPKKLTKKLEFRKYDPVVRRHVLFKEEKLK; encoded by the coding sequence ATGGCGAAAAAAAATGCTTCTTTGCTCGTTAAGTTAGTTAGCACTGCAATCAAGACAACAAAAACTGGTGAAGAAAAATCAACAGGTTATTTTTATGTAAAAAAGCGTAATCCAAAAAAGCTCACCAAAAAACTGGAGTTTAGGAAGTATGACCCAGTAGTCAGAAGGCATGTGTTATTTAAAGAAGAAAAACTAAAGTAA
- the ubiB gene encoding 2-polyprenylphenol 6-hydroxylase — protein MIQNILRLLHITTVLTRYNILPYLLPPSKKSINKIQGHKLKCALEKLGPVFIKFGQSISSRTDVLNEDITNNLLLICDRLPSFSHKIAVKTIESEFNCKLSDIFSSFSEKPIAAASISQVHKAVTTEGKEVAVKVLRPNIEKTFSRDIKMLSWLAEIAEKFSEQSKRLRPIELVKTFAEICRLELDLRFEAAHSSELKENTKNDRGFYVPEIDWNRTAKKVLTLEWIEATPIYEVEKLNNHKQIAINLIESFCNQVYRDCFFHADMHPGNLMVDSNNNIIALDCGIMGRIDRETCYYVIEILKGFLNRDYDHVAKMHFKAGYVSSQHRNFVTACRAIGEPIIGQPIQKISFASLLVQLLKITGDFDMKVQTQLLLLQKTMILLEGTCRKIYPEINMWKVVEAWISSQHESKIGYREKIRSSYPVKTIQGIFSLIEKLNLIADKKLENIQIKNKSNGKVYFLLWSVIIILIVKFLIS, from the coding sequence ATGATTCAAAATATTTTGCGTCTTCTGCACATAACTACGGTGCTGACGCGTTACAATATATTACCTTATTTACTTCCACCATCAAAAAAATCAATAAATAAAATACAAGGCCACAAGCTAAAGTGTGCTCTTGAAAAATTAGGTCCGGTGTTCATTAAGTTTGGGCAGTCTATCTCATCACGTACTGATGTTTTAAATGAGGATATAACAAATAACTTGTTATTGATATGTGATAGATTGCCATCATTTTCACATAAAATAGCAGTTAAAACTATAGAAAGTGAGTTTAATTGTAAATTGAGCGACATTTTTTCAAGCTTTTCTGAAAAGCCAATTGCAGCAGCATCGATTTCTCAGGTGCATAAAGCGGTTACAACTGAGGGTAAGGAAGTTGCTGTGAAGGTTTTAAGGCCAAATATTGAGAAAACATTCTCAAGGGATATAAAAATGCTTTCTTGGCTTGCAGAAATTGCAGAAAAATTTAGCGAACAATCAAAAAGGCTGAGGCCAATTGAATTAGTCAAAACTTTTGCTGAAATTTGCCGATTAGAGTTAGATCTACGTTTTGAAGCTGCTCACTCTTCGGAACTAAAGGAAAACACAAAAAATGACAGAGGTTTTTACGTACCTGAAATAGATTGGAATAGAACTGCAAAAAAGGTTTTAACATTAGAATGGATAGAAGCAACGCCAATATACGAAGTTGAAAAACTGAATAATCATAAGCAAATAGCTATCAATCTTATAGAATCGTTTTGTAATCAGGTATACAGGGATTGTTTTTTTCATGCTGATATGCATCCTGGAAATCTAATGGTTGATAGTAATAACAATATTATTGCTCTGGATTGTGGAATCATGGGTAGAATAGATCGTGAGACATGCTATTACGTTATAGAGATACTCAAAGGCTTTTTAAATCGGGATTATGATCACGTTGCAAAAATGCACTTTAAAGCTGGTTACGTTTCATCACAGCATAGAAATTTTGTCACAGCTTGCAGGGCAATAGGTGAACCCATTATTGGACAGCCTATACAGAAGATTTCATTTGCTAGTTTACTTGTTCAGCTATTAAAAATAACTGGTGATTTTGATATGAAAGTTCAAACACAATTGTTATTGCTGCAGAAAACTATGATTTTACTGGAAGGGACATGTAGAAAGATCTACCCAGAAATCAATATGTGGAAAGTAGTTGAAGCGTGGATAAGCAGTCAACATGAAAGTAAAATAGGGTATAGGGAAAAAATTAGAAGTTCTTATCCTGTAAAAACAATCCAAGGGATATTTAGCCTTATAGAAAAATTAAACCTAATAGCTGATAAAAAATTAGAAAACATCCAAATTAAAAATAAATCAAATGGAAAAGTCTATTTTTTACTGTGGTCTGTAATTATAATTCTAATCGTTAAATTTTTAATTTCTTAA
- a CDS encoding heme exporter protein CcmB — protein MIDLVKKLAIDDKNLSYIVCIFIIMLSLSSFTLENNNKQEVMLTLTWICATFVLQISTNNLFTSDYYDGILEQIFVQPLSSRLIVAYKIFAHWLLFGLPISVISSIFSFAILGNSIEHSIAVGVSLLFNTLIIINISATGNALMIGRNNLASGVSQILVLPMIMPTFVYFKMLTQFENLSLNIYTLLITILIFVILIVNSTITTHMALKFAVEQD, from the coding sequence ATGATCGACTTAGTAAAAAAATTAGCAATAGATGATAAGAATCTTAGCTATATAGTATGTATTTTTATCATAATGTTAAGTTTATCTTCATTTACACTTGAAAACAACAATAAACAAGAAGTTATGTTAACATTAACATGGATATGTGCTACATTTGTTTTGCAGATCTCTACAAATAATTTGTTTACATCTGATTATTATGATGGAATATTAGAGCAAATCTTTGTACAGCCACTCTCTTCTAGGCTTATAGTTGCTTATAAAATTTTCGCTCACTGGTTATTATTTGGGTTACCGATTTCAGTAATTTCTTCCATATTCAGCTTTGCAATTCTAGGCAATAGTATTGAACACTCAATAGCAGTTGGAGTGTCTTTATTATTTAATACGCTGATAATCATTAATATTTCAGCTACTGGAAATGCATTGATGATTGGTCGAAACAACTTAGCATCAGGAGTATCGCAAATTCTTGTTTTGCCAATGATAATGCCAACCTTTGTGTATTTTAAAATGCTAACTCAATTTGAAAATTTGTCCTTGAATATTTATACACTACTAATCACCATCTTAATTTTTGTCATTTTGATTGTTAACAGCACTATAACTACTCACATGGCATTAAAATTTGCTGTGGAACAGGATTGA